The region GAAGAACGTGGCATGCATTTTACGCCTTCCGCCGCCCCGTACCAAATAGCTGAATCCGATTAGAAATTGCCGACGTATAAGTTTCTGAACGGCTCAGGACGCTCATTGACATAAATCAATATTTCATCGATTATCCATGAGTCTTATTTGTCCAGGACAAACTTAACACAGGTGCACTCATGAAAATTGCCGTCGTCGGAGCAGGAATCGCAGGATTGTCGTGTGCCTATCGGCTGGCGCAAGCGGGCCAGGACGTCACCTTGTACGAGGCGGGCGATTATTTTGGCGGCCACAGCCATACGGTCGATGTCACGCTCGATGGCGTCACGCATGGCGTGGACACGGGTTTTCTCGTATTCAATCACGCCACGTATCCGAACCTGGTGCAACTGTTTGACGAGCTCGGCGTCGAGGCGGCCGACAGCGACATGTCGTTTTCCGTCAAAATGCCGCTGGGCACCGCGTCCGATGCCCGCGTGCTGGAATGGGCGGGCGCCAACCTGGATACCGTGTTTGCCCAGCGCAGCAATCTGCTGCGCCCCGCCTTCCTGCGCATGCTGCGCGATATTCTGCGCTTCAACCGCCAGGCCAGCGCCCTGGCGACGGCCAGCGTGCCGGCGCCGGCCATGCCGCTGGGCGAGTTTCTCGACTTGCACGGCTATGGCGAGGAATTTCGCCACTGGTATCTGCTGCCGATGGCCGCCAGCATCTGGTCGTGCCCGGCGCGCCAGATGCTGGCCTTTCCCTTGGCCACCTTCATCCGTTTCTGCCACAACCATGGCTTGCTGCAAGTGAGCGACCGGCCGCAATGGCGCACGGTGCGCGGCGGCTCGCGCGAGTATGTGAAAAAATTGTTGGAAGGCATCCCGCAGCAGCGCCTGGCTTGCCCCGTGCTGGCCGTGCGCCGCCAGCCGCACGGCGGCGCGCGCATGGTCGAGCTGCACACGGCCGCCGGCGTCGAGCATGTCGATCACGTCGTGCTCGCCTGCCACAGCGACCAGGCGCTGGCCCTGCTGGGCGATATCCGCGACGACGAGCGCGCCGTGCTCGAAGCCGTGCGCTACCAGCCGAATCGCGCTGTGCTGCATACGGATGCGTCCTGCCTGCCGCAGCGCCGCAAGGCTTGGTCGGCCTGGAACTACCAGGGACGGCCGGCGGTAGCGGAAGGCGAGGCGCCGCAAGTGTGCGTGCATTATTTGCTGAACCAGCTGCAACCATTGCCGTTCAGCACGCCGGTCATCGTTTCGCTCAATCCGCTCGACGAACCGGACCCGGCGTCCATCCTCGACGAGTTTTCGTATGCCCACCCCGTGTTCGATGGCGCGGCCATTGCCGCCCAGGCGCGCCTGGCCGGTTTCCAGGGCGCGCAGCACACGTGGTTCGCGGGCGCGTGGACGGGCTATGGTTTCCATGAAGACGGCTTGAAGTCGGGCCTGGCCGTGGCGCAAGTACTCAATGGCATGGCGGCGGCGGAGCTTGGCCATGCCGCGTGATCCCACGCAGCCGTCGCAGCCGCAGCCCCAGCTGTGCCTGGGACTGGTGCGCCATGCGCGCTTGCGTCCGCGCGCGCATGCTTTTAGTTATGGCATGTTTTATCTGCGCCTGCCCTTGCGCAGCCTGGGCGCGCACGAT is a window of Janthinobacterium rivuli DNA encoding:
- a CDS encoding NAD(P)/FAD-dependent oxidoreductase; translated protein: MKIAVVGAGIAGLSCAYRLAQAGQDVTLYEAGDYFGGHSHTVDVTLDGVTHGVDTGFLVFNHATYPNLVQLFDELGVEAADSDMSFSVKMPLGTASDARVLEWAGANLDTVFAQRSNLLRPAFLRMLRDILRFNRQASALATASVPAPAMPLGEFLDLHGYGEEFRHWYLLPMAASIWSCPARQMLAFPLATFIRFCHNHGLLQVSDRPQWRTVRGGSREYVKKLLEGIPQQRLACPVLAVRRQPHGGARMVELHTAAGVEHVDHVVLACHSDQALALLGDIRDDERAVLEAVRYQPNRAVLHTDASCLPQRRKAWSAWNYQGRPAVAEGEAPQVCVHYLLNQLQPLPFSTPVIVSLNPLDEPDPASILDEFSYAHPVFDGAAIAAQARLAGFQGAQHTWFAGAWTGYGFHEDGLKSGLAVAQVLNGMAAAELGHAA